One Mesotoga sp. Brook.08.105.5.1 genomic region harbors:
- the oraE gene encoding D-ornithine 4,5-aminomutase subunit OraE, whose product MLPVNEKLKVEEILKDLQHYAPRRKGWTWRKKLPKGTRVDGFQYDQISEPLKNSIGLPASHYFENIDPQPDPVITSEIASGRFEDDIRRMRMAAWHGADHIMVIRTLGQSHIDGLIEGTPEGIGGIPITRKQLRATRKALDAIEEEVARPINFHSYISGVAGPEIAVLFAEEGVNGAHQDPQYNVLYRGINPVRSFVDAAAAKKIMASVDMLQIDGAHNANASAKRAWKVMPELLVQHAINCAFSVKVGMKKDLIALSTVPPVVSPAPEFKLNFIYAITLRELFKDYRFRAQMNTRYIESDLMDATRIHVLDTLVSRLTKADIQSTITPDEGRNVPWHVNSIRGIETAKHALLALDGIKDLLQINEEVVRPKIRELKMRAILMMEEILEAGGYFEAAERGFFVDNGQYPERNGDGIARPKDGGIGAGTVVPRDAEYFAPVCEHFGYNNLPEGIKSPDELIGGCTLHDRSKIKYIDELDESDNVNLRIAQQLEDREKGLISPEVEWWGDGWVQLDLTIPDDPDHAEAAALEIAKRMGFVEAAVISKTILHPIEGTYLELKAKVPFKIERDSLKLPEKPDLLTEEEIVSFVEGHPMRVVAGTVGNDEHSVGIREILDIKHGGIEKFGFKYTYLGTSVPPEKFIDAAIETGAEAVLISTIITHNEVHVSNLTKISQLAIEKGVRDRLIFISGGTQITNDLAVSCGMDAGFGRGTKGIHVASFLVKKKRELLR is encoded by the coding sequence GTGCTGCCCGTTAACGAAAAGCTGAAGGTCGAGGAGATTCTTAAGGATCTGCAGCATTATGCTCCGAGAAGAAAGGGCTGGACATGGAGAAAGAAACTGCCCAAAGGAACGAGAGTCGATGGTTTCCAATATGATCAGATTTCCGAACCGTTGAAGAACAGCATAGGACTACCGGCCTCGCACTATTTTGAGAACATTGATCCGCAACCCGATCCGGTCATTACCTCCGAGATTGCCTCCGGCAGATTTGAAGATGACATCAGAAGAATGAGAATGGCTGCCTGGCATGGTGCCGACCATATCATGGTTATAAGGACACTAGGCCAGAGTCATATTGACGGTCTGATCGAAGGAACACCCGAAGGGATAGGAGGCATTCCTATCACACGAAAACAGCTTAGAGCTACTCGAAAAGCTTTGGACGCCATTGAAGAAGAAGTTGCAAGACCGATAAACTTCCATTCTTATATTAGTGGAGTGGCAGGACCTGAAATCGCTGTTCTCTTCGCAGAGGAAGGTGTCAACGGCGCTCATCAGGACCCTCAGTACAACGTTCTTTACAGAGGAATCAATCCTGTGAGATCCTTTGTCGATGCGGCAGCTGCCAAGAAAATCATGGCAAGCGTTGATATGCTTCAAATAGATGGCGCCCACAACGCGAATGCCTCTGCCAAGAGAGCATGGAAAGTCATGCCCGAACTCCTCGTACAGCATGCAATTAACTGCGCTTTCTCTGTAAAGGTGGGGATGAAGAAAGATTTGATCGCTCTCTCAACGGTTCCCCCTGTTGTCTCTCCCGCCCCGGAGTTCAAACTCAACTTTATCTACGCAATAACTCTGAGAGAACTATTCAAAGATTACAGATTTAGGGCTCAGATGAATACCAGATACATCGAATCAGACTTGATGGATGCAACAAGAATTCATGTCCTAGACACTCTGGTTTCGAGACTAACCAAAGCAGACATCCAGTCCACCATAACTCCCGATGAAGGTCGAAATGTTCCGTGGCATGTCAACTCCATAAGGGGCATCGAAACCGCAAAACATGCTCTCTTGGCTCTGGATGGAATCAAAGACCTACTCCAGATCAACGAAGAGGTTGTGAGGCCAAAGATTAGAGAGCTGAAGATGCGCGCCATCCTAATGATGGAAGAGATACTGGAAGCAGGCGGATACTTTGAAGCTGCCGAGAGGGGCTTTTTTGTTGATAACGGACAGTACCCCGAGCGCAATGGCGACGGCATTGCGAGACCGAAAGACGGTGGGATCGGTGCCGGCACCGTTGTTCCTAGGGATGCTGAATACTTTGCCCCCGTATGTGAGCACTTCGGATACAACAATCTCCCTGAGGGAATCAAATCGCCCGATGAACTCATAGGTGGTTGCACCCTGCATGACAGATCAAAGATAAAGTACATAGACGAACTCGATGAATCCGATAACGTTAATCTTAGAATCGCTCAGCAACTGGAAGACAGGGAGAAAGGTCTGATATCTCCCGAGGTTGAATGGTGGGGCGACGGTTGGGTTCAGCTAGATTTGACCATCCCCGATGACCCCGATCATGCCGAGGCCGCAGCTCTTGAGATTGCGAAGAGGATGGGCTTTGTAGAAGCAGCAGTCATAAGCAAGACCATCCTCCATCCGATTGAGGGGACTTATCTTGAGCTAAAAGCAAAGGTCCCGTTCAAGATAGAGAGAGACTCACTAAAACTACCTGAGAAGCCTGATCTATTAACCGAAGAAGAGATCGTTTCCTTCGTCGAAGGACATCCAATGAGGGTGGTGGCCGGGACGGTCGGCAACGACGAACATTCGGTTGGAATAAGGGAGATCCTAGATATTAAGCACGGAGGAATTGAGAAGTTCGGCTTCAAGTACACCTACCTCGGTACAAGTGTTCCTCCGGAGAAGTTCATTGATGCGGCCATAGAAACCGGTGCCGAAGCAGTTCTTATCTCCACGATTATCACTCACAACGAAGTCCACGTAAGCAATTTGACGAAGATTTCTCAGCTCGCTATAGAAAAGGGCGTACGAGACAGATTGATCTTCATTTCGGGTGGAACCCAGATTACAAATGATCTGGCCGTTTCCTGTGGAATGGATGCCGGATTCGGACGCGGAACAAAAGGCATTCACGTAGCATCCTTCCTTGTGAAGAAGAAAAGAGAGCTCCTGAGATAG